A region from the Lolium perenne isolate Kyuss_39 chromosome 4, Kyuss_2.0, whole genome shotgun sequence genome encodes:
- the LOC127295842 gene encoding uncharacterized protein, translated as MANVDDPKNETSSWSIFNWKNKAEMEGPSDVQKPRMRSTQEILTKYKYDGDAAAAAAHAKEKLMERKEKLERMVQESAELESESENFATLAQQITKSMESKRWWNWRA; from the exons ATGGCAAATGTGGATGATCCGAAGAATGAAACATCGTCTTGGTCCATTTTCAATTGGAAAAATAAAGCAG AGATGGAGGGGCCAAGTGATGTTCAGAAACCAAGAATGAGAAGCACGCAAGAGATCCTCACCAAGTATAAATACGACGGG GATGCTGCCGCGGCAGCGGCTCATGCAAAAGAAAAGCTCATGGAGCGGAAGGAAAAACTTGAG AGAATGGTCCAAGAATCTGCAGAGCTAGAGAGCGAGTCGGAAAACTTCGCAACCCTCGCCCAGCAGATTACGAAATCCATGGAGAGCAAGAGGTGGTGGAACTGGAGAGCATGA